One Lysobacter enzymogenes DNA segment encodes these proteins:
- a CDS encoding AraC family transcriptional regulator gives MPPVKDSPAAASVADTPAVAAPAAHAIEAHAAPAPVVAAAPESGRTAAASARAALKPGTRDAHHRRIQRAVALIEQAIAAGEEPPELGRLAEAAAFSPFHFHRVYRAMTGETTGQTVARLRLLQGLRVLADGGRSVTDAALAVGYQTPQAFTRALRQGVGGTPSELRAEPERLWREIDRLAQPPAPEHGEAAPLRVEVVSVEPFQVAALRVTGAYPEQNQGYGRLFGWAAQNGLLDSLRGLYGVPLDDRRDVPPQACAFDCMLALGAPFGADAGEGIRLQVLGGGRYARVRLVGAFDGLEALTDALLARWLPESGESLRDAPLFHEYLDDPDETPEAVLRTDIYLPLV, from the coding sequence ATGCCTCCCGTCAAGGATTCGCCCGCCGCCGCATCCGTGGCCGATACGCCGGCCGTCGCCGCGCCGGCTGCGCACGCGATCGAAGCGCATGCCGCCCCGGCGCCTGTCGTCGCCGCGGCGCCGGAGTCCGGCCGCACCGCCGCCGCGTCCGCGCGCGCCGCGCTCAAGCCCGGCACCCGCGACGCCCACCACCGCCGCATCCAGCGCGCGGTGGCGCTGATCGAGCAAGCCATCGCCGCCGGCGAGGAGCCGCCGGAACTGGGCCGGTTGGCCGAAGCGGCGGCGTTCTCGCCGTTCCACTTCCACCGCGTCTATCGCGCCATGACCGGCGAGACCACCGGCCAGACCGTGGCCCGGTTGCGCCTGCTGCAAGGCCTGCGCGTGCTCGCCGACGGCGGACGCAGCGTCACCGACGCCGCGCTCGCGGTCGGCTACCAGACCCCGCAGGCCTTCACCCGCGCGCTGCGCCAGGGCGTCGGCGGCACCCCGAGCGAACTGCGCGCCGAGCCCGAACGGCTATGGCGCGAGATCGACCGCCTGGCCCAGCCGCCCGCGCCGGAACACGGCGAGGCCGCGCCGCTGCGGGTGGAAGTGGTCAGCGTGGAGCCGTTCCAGGTCGCCGCGTTGCGGGTGACCGGCGCTTACCCCGAACAGAACCAGGGCTACGGCCGGCTGTTCGGCTGGGCCGCGCAGAACGGCCTGCTGGACTCGCTGCGCGGCCTCTACGGCGTGCCCTTGGACGACCGCCGCGACGTCCCGCCGCAGGCTTGCGCCTTCGACTGCATGCTGGCCTTGGGCGCGCCGTTCGGCGCCGACGCCGGCGAGGGCATCCGCCTGCAGGTCCTGGGCGGCGGACGCTACGCGCGCGTCCGCTTGGTCGGCGCCTTCGACGGGCTCGAAGCGCTGACCGACGCCCTGCTCGCGCGCTGGTTGCCCGAGAGCGGCGAATCGCTGCGCGACGCCCCGCTGTTCCACGAATACCTGGACGACCCGGACGAAACCCCGGAAGCGGTGCTGCGCACCGATATCTACCTGCCGCTGGTCTGA
- the ybaL gene encoding YbaL family putative K(+) efflux transporter has protein sequence MHHTSLIAILVAGFVLAFIFGMIAQRLRLSPLVGYLIAGVIAGPFTPGFVGDQTLAPQLAEIGVILLMFGVGLHFSLGDLLEVKAIALPGAVLQIAVATALGWGMAYYLGWSHGAGLVFGLALSVASTVVLLRALEERRLVETAKGRIAVGWLIVEDLAMVLALVLLPALAGLLKGEAGDASQIWSQLFVTLAKVGAFVAFMLIVGRRVIPWILERVAGTGSRELFTLCVLAIALGVAFGSATLFGVSFALGAFFAGMMLNESEFSHQAANETLPLREAFAVLFFVSVGMLFDPQILIQEPLEVLAVFAIIVIGKSVAAYALVRAFGKPSSTALMISASLAQIGEFSFILAGLGMDLEILPKEGHDLILAGALLSIVVNPLLFAWLDRKNAREAAAAQEARGEDAPPVPADIDNHVILIGYGRVGSELARLLGEQKVPMVVIDGEESLIAKARAAGLPAILGNAVDPRVLREAVPERATTAMLAIPQALEAGEIIAKLREINPGLSIVARAHSDNEVKHLIEHGADGAVMAERELAHSLAEMVLAAPVYRGERHLPPSTALA, from the coding sequence ATGCACCACACGTCCCTGATCGCGATCCTGGTAGCCGGCTTCGTCCTGGCCTTCATCTTCGGAATGATCGCTCAACGCCTGCGGCTGTCGCCGCTGGTGGGCTACCTCATCGCCGGCGTCATCGCCGGCCCCTTCACGCCCGGCTTCGTCGGCGACCAGACGCTCGCGCCGCAGCTCGCGGAAATCGGCGTCATCCTGCTGATGTTCGGCGTCGGCCTGCACTTTTCCCTCGGCGACTTGCTGGAGGTGAAGGCCATCGCGCTACCGGGCGCGGTATTGCAGATCGCGGTCGCCACGGCCCTGGGCTGGGGCATGGCGTATTACCTGGGCTGGTCGCACGGCGCCGGCCTGGTGTTCGGTCTGGCGCTGTCGGTGGCCAGTACCGTGGTGCTGTTGCGCGCATTGGAAGAACGGCGCCTGGTGGAAACCGCCAAGGGCCGCATCGCCGTCGGCTGGCTGATCGTCGAAGACCTGGCGATGGTGCTGGCCCTGGTGCTGCTGCCGGCGCTGGCCGGCCTGCTCAAGGGCGAGGCCGGCGACGCCAGCCAGATCTGGAGCCAGTTGTTCGTGACCCTGGCCAAGGTCGGCGCCTTCGTCGCCTTCATGCTGATCGTCGGCCGCCGGGTGATCCCGTGGATCCTCGAACGCGTCGCCGGCACCGGCTCGCGCGAGCTGTTCACCCTGTGCGTGCTGGCGATCGCGCTGGGCGTGGCGTTCGGTTCGGCCACGCTGTTCGGCGTGTCGTTCGCGCTGGGCGCGTTCTTCGCCGGCATGATGCTCAACGAATCCGAGTTCAGCCATCAGGCCGCCAACGAGACCCTGCCGCTGCGCGAGGCGTTCGCGGTGCTGTTCTTCGTTTCCGTCGGCATGCTGTTCGATCCGCAGATCCTGATCCAGGAGCCGCTGGAAGTGCTGGCGGTGTTCGCCATCATCGTGATCGGCAAGTCGGTCGCGGCCTACGCCCTGGTGCGCGCGTTCGGCAAGCCGAGCTCGACCGCGCTGATGATCTCGGCCAGCCTGGCCCAGATCGGCGAGTTCTCCTTCATCCTCGCCGGCCTCGGCATGGACCTGGAGATCCTGCCGAAGGAAGGCCACGACCTGATCCTGGCCGGCGCTTTGTTGTCGATCGTGGTCAACCCGCTGCTGTTCGCCTGGCTCGACCGCAAGAACGCGCGCGAAGCCGCGGCGGCGCAGGAAGCCCGCGGCGAGGATGCGCCGCCGGTGCCGGCCGACATCGACAACCACGTGATCCTGATCGGCTACGGCCGCGTCGGCAGCGAGCTGGCGCGCCTGCTGGGCGAGCAGAAGGTGCCGATGGTGGTCATCGACGGCGAGGAAAGCCTGATCGCCAAGGCGCGCGCGGCCGGGTTGCCGGCGATCCTGGGCAACGCGGTCGACCCGCGGGTGCTGCGCGAAGCGGTGCCCGAGCGCGCGACCACGGCGATGCTGGCGATCCCGCAGGCGCTGGAGGCCGGCGAGATCATCGCCAAGCTGCGCGAGATCAACCCCGGGCTGAGCATCGTCGCCCGCGCCCACAGCGACAACGAGGTCAAGCACCTGATCGAGCACGGCGCCGACGGCGCGGTGATGGCCGAGCGCGAGCTGGCGCACAGCCTGGCCGAGATGGTCCTGGCCGCGCCGGTGTACCGCGGCGAGCGCCACCTGCCGCCGTCGACGGCGCTGGCGTGA
- a CDS encoding adenosylcobinamide-GDP ribazoletransferase, translated as MMRAALAAIGFLTRIPVPARVFADADAQRRALAWYPLAGALIGLLLCALAWSLQTRPPLLSAALLLIAWTALTGALHLDGLADTADAWVGGLRADPQQSRARTLDIMKDPRSGPLAVTAVALLLLLKFAALASLPAPAWAALLLAPLLARAALTLAFLTTPYVRSGGLGQALAGAPRAGCIAALIVSAAACALAGWRGALALAAALLVFALWRRACLRRLQGMTGDTCGALAELTEAAVLAALALSY; from the coding sequence GTGATGCGCGCCGCGCTGGCCGCGATCGGTTTCCTGACCCGGATTCCGGTGCCCGCGCGGGTGTTCGCCGATGCCGACGCGCAGCGTCGCGCGCTGGCCTGGTATCCGTTGGCCGGCGCGCTGATCGGCCTGCTGCTGTGCGCGCTGGCGTGGAGCTTGCAGACGCGGCCGCCGCTGTTGTCGGCGGCCTTGCTGCTGATCGCCTGGACCGCGCTGACCGGCGCGCTGCACCTGGACGGGCTGGCCGACACGGCCGACGCCTGGGTCGGCGGCCTGCGCGCCGATCCGCAGCAAAGCCGCGCGCGCACCCTGGACATCATGAAAGACCCGCGCAGCGGTCCGCTGGCGGTGACGGCGGTGGCCTTGCTGCTGTTGCTGAAGTTCGCCGCGCTGGCGAGCCTGCCGGCGCCGGCCTGGGCCGCGCTGCTGCTGGCGCCGCTGCTGGCGCGCGCGGCGCTGACCTTGGCCTTCCTGACCACCCCGTACGTGCGCAGCGGCGGCCTCGGCCAGGCCTTGGCCGGCGCGCCGCGCGCGGGCTGCATCGCCGCGTTGATCGTCAGCGCCGCGGCCTGCGCGTTGGCCGGCTGGCGCGGCGCGCTGGCGTTGGCGGCGGCGCTGCTGGTGTTCGCGCTGTGGCGGCGCGCCTGCCTGCGCCGGCTGCAGGGCATGACCGGCGATACCTGCGGCGCCCTGGCCGAGCTGACCGAGGCGGCGGTGCTGGCGGCGCTGGCGCTGTCGTACTGA
- the cobT gene encoding nicotinate-nucleotide--dimethylbenzimidazole phosphoribosyltransferase: MRECLRVDEDSAAQARARQDQLTKPPGSLGRLEELAVRLAGLQRSQRPSLHRVWISVFAADHGVAAEGVSAFPQAVTGEMLRNFAGGGAAIAVLARSLGASLDVVNLGTVNDPGPIKGVHRAIVAASTANFCEAAAMTPAQLRAALAAGAASVRAARDAGAQLFVGGEMGIANTTAAAALASALLDCAPARLAGAGTGLDAAGIAHKTAVIERALALHADAGSDWERLRRLGGFEIAALTGAYIACAQGGVAVLVDGFIATVAALAAQRLNPGCGPWLLYAHRSHERGHAALLDALDAQPLLDLGLRLGEASGAAVAVPLLRLACELHAGMATFAQAGVSGANGSHSDPAAARA, encoded by the coding sequence CTGCGCGAATGCCTGCGCGTCGACGAGGACAGCGCCGCGCAAGCGCGCGCGCGCCAGGACCAGCTGACCAAGCCGCCGGGTTCGCTCGGCCGGCTCGAAGAGCTCGCGGTGCGGCTGGCCGGATTGCAGCGCAGCCAGCGGCCGTCGCTGCATCGGGTGTGGATCAGCGTGTTCGCCGCCGACCACGGCGTCGCCGCCGAGGGCGTATCGGCGTTCCCGCAGGCGGTCACCGGCGAGATGCTGCGCAACTTCGCCGGCGGCGGCGCGGCGATCGCCGTGCTCGCGCGCAGCCTCGGCGCGAGCCTGGACGTGGTCAATCTCGGCACGGTCAACGACCCCGGCCCGATCAAGGGCGTGCACCGCGCGATCGTCGCCGCGTCCACGGCCAACTTCTGCGAAGCCGCGGCGATGACGCCGGCGCAGCTGCGCGCCGCGCTGGCCGCCGGCGCCGCCAGCGTGCGCGCCGCGCGCGACGCCGGCGCGCAGTTGTTCGTCGGCGGCGAGATGGGCATCGCCAACACCACCGCCGCCGCCGCACTGGCGAGCGCACTGCTGGACTGCGCGCCGGCGCGGCTGGCCGGCGCCGGCACCGGCCTGGACGCGGCCGGCATCGCCCACAAGACCGCGGTGATCGAACGCGCGCTGGCCCTGCATGCCGACGCCGGCAGCGACTGGGAACGGCTGCGCCGGCTCGGCGGTTTCGAGATCGCGGCCCTGACCGGCGCCTACATCGCCTGCGCCCAGGGCGGCGTGGCGGTGCTGGTCGACGGCTTCATCGCCACGGTCGCGGCGCTGGCCGCGCAGCGGCTCAATCCCGGTTGCGGCCCGTGGCTGCTGTACGCGCACCGTTCGCACGAACGCGGCCACGCCGCGCTGCTCGACGCGCTGGACGCGCAGCCGCTGCTCGATCTCGGCCTGCGCCTGGGCGAGGCCAGCGGCGCCGCGGTCGCGGTGCCGCTGCTGCGGCTGGCCTGCGAACTGCATGCGGGCATGGCGACCTTCGCCCAGGCCGGCGTGTCGGGCGCGAACGGTTCGCACAGCGACCCGGCGGCCGCGCGCGCGTGA
- a CDS encoding TonB-dependent receptor plug domain-containing protein, with product MHRRLSLLSSAVLLALAAPVAAADAPAEAERANPTNLDTLIVTGTRVSDRTVAESTAPIDIITPQTLEATGTVELATALARALPSLNFPRPSITDATDAVRPAQLRGLAPDQVLVLVNGKRRHTTALINLNDSIGRGSSPVDLNAIPIAAIERVEVLRDGASAQYGSDAIAGVVNIVLKGAGEGGSVAARYGQYSAGDGEQYQLSGDAGFKLGDNGALHLAAQGGHSDNTNRARPYLGPVTPTSNPKGRVVHRYGDPEIDQAAFAYNARYQAAEGVEFYSFGTASRRRAISNGYYRAPGNPNNILSVYPDGFLPQIDNLSQDRAFVLGLRGQTAGGWNLDLSYNYGQNQLDFDVRHSLNRTLGAASPRSFYIGTLETTQNVLNADFDKAFDVGWLKYPLTVAFGAEWRGEKFDQGAGEPASYIAGPEPGAPGAQVFPGFTPADASRRDRHSYSFYADLETDVTDKLSLGAAARYERYSDFGETTSGKLSARYAFTDKVALRGTVSTGFRAPSLQQQFYQSTQTVIVLGDPNPFQVRTFAVDDPAAVALGAEPLKAEESTNLGLGLVLQPAEGLYITVDAYQVDIDDRIILSENLRGPAVASFLEARGHPGINGGRYFTNAVDTRTRGLDIVGSYSFELAGGALDLTAGYNRNKTTLERIAPNPPQLTAGGLNLQRIGRVERGRITQGAPRDKFFLGGSWKRDGWRFDATATRYGEFHTFNDDPSGIRDQTFAAKWTLDLAATYAVDGWEFTVGGDNVLNEYPDEAIYANSESGQLPYTSYAPFGFNGAFAYAKVGYKW from the coding sequence ATGCACCGCCGCCTGTCCCTGCTCAGCAGCGCCGTCCTGCTCGCCCTCGCCGCTCCCGTGGCCGCCGCCGACGCCCCGGCCGAGGCCGAACGCGCCAACCCGACCAACCTCGACACCCTGATCGTCACCGGCACGCGCGTGTCCGACCGCACCGTGGCCGAATCCACCGCGCCGATCGACATCATCACCCCGCAGACCCTGGAGGCCACCGGCACGGTCGAACTGGCGACCGCGCTGGCCCGCGCCCTACCCTCGCTGAACTTCCCGCGCCCCTCGATCACCGACGCTACCGACGCGGTGCGCCCGGCGCAGCTGCGCGGCCTCGCCCCGGACCAGGTGCTGGTGCTGGTCAACGGCAAGCGCCGCCACACCACCGCGCTGATCAACCTCAACGACAGCATCGGCCGCGGCTCCTCGCCGGTCGACCTCAACGCGATCCCGATCGCCGCGATCGAACGCGTCGAAGTGCTGCGCGACGGCGCGTCCGCGCAATACGGCTCCGACGCCATCGCCGGCGTGGTCAACATCGTGCTCAAGGGCGCCGGCGAAGGCGGCTCGGTCGCCGCGCGCTACGGCCAATACAGCGCCGGCGACGGCGAGCAGTACCAGCTGTCCGGCGACGCCGGCTTCAAGCTCGGCGACAACGGCGCGCTGCACCTGGCCGCGCAGGGTGGCCACAGCGACAACACCAACCGCGCCCGTCCCTACCTCGGCCCGGTCACGCCGACCAGCAATCCCAAGGGCCGCGTGGTCCACCGCTACGGCGATCCGGAAATCGACCAGGCCGCGTTCGCCTACAACGCGCGCTACCAGGCGGCCGAGGGCGTGGAGTTCTATTCCTTCGGCACCGCCAGCCGCCGCCGCGCGATCTCCAACGGCTACTACCGCGCGCCGGGCAATCCGAACAACATCCTCTCGGTCTATCCCGACGGCTTCCTGCCGCAGATCGACAACCTCAGCCAGGACCGCGCCTTCGTCCTCGGCCTGCGCGGGCAAACCGCCGGCGGCTGGAACCTCGACCTGAGCTACAACTACGGCCAGAACCAGCTCGACTTCGACGTGCGCCACAGCCTCAACCGCACCCTCGGCGCCGCCTCGCCGCGCAGCTTCTACATCGGCACCCTGGAAACCACCCAGAACGTGCTCAACGCCGACTTCGACAAAGCCTTCGACGTAGGCTGGCTGAAGTACCCGCTGACGGTGGCGTTCGGCGCGGAATGGCGCGGCGAGAAATTCGACCAGGGCGCGGGCGAGCCGGCCTCCTACATCGCCGGCCCCGAGCCCGGCGCGCCCGGCGCGCAGGTGTTCCCCGGCTTCACCCCGGCCGACGCCAGCCGCCGCGACCGCCACAGCTACTCGTTCTATGCGGATCTGGAAACCGACGTGACCGACAAGCTCTCGCTCGGCGCCGCGGCGCGCTACGAGCGCTACAGCGATTTCGGCGAAACCACCTCGGGCAAGCTGTCGGCGCGCTACGCCTTCACCGACAAGGTCGCGCTGCGCGGCACCGTCTCGACCGGTTTTCGTGCGCCGTCGCTGCAGCAGCAGTTCTACCAGTCCACCCAGACCGTGATCGTGCTCGGCGATCCCAACCCGTTCCAGGTGCGCACCTTCGCCGTCGACGACCCGGCCGCGGTCGCGCTCGGCGCCGAACCGCTCAAGGCCGAGGAATCGACCAACCTCGGCCTGGGCCTGGTGCTGCAGCCGGCCGAGGGCCTGTACATCACCGTCGACGCGTACCAGGTCGACATCGACGACCGCATCATCCTCTCGGAGAACCTGCGCGGCCCGGCGGTTGCGAGCTTCCTGGAAGCGCGCGGCCACCCCGGCATCAACGGCGGGCGTTATTTCACCAACGCGGTGGACACGCGCACCCGCGGCCTCGACATCGTCGGCAGCTACAGCTTCGAACTGGCCGGCGGCGCGCTCGACCTCACCGCCGGCTACAACCGCAACAAGACCACGCTGGAGCGGATCGCGCCGAACCCGCCGCAGCTGACCGCCGGCGGCCTGAACCTGCAGCGCATCGGCCGGGTCGAGCGAGGCCGCATCACCCAGGGCGCGCCGCGCGACAAGTTCTTCCTCGGCGGCAGCTGGAAGCGCGACGGCTGGCGCTTCGACGCCACCGCCACCCGCTACGGCGAGTTCCACACCTTCAACGACGACCCCAGCGGCATCCGCGACCAGACCTTCGCCGCGAAGTGGACGCTCGACCTCGCCGCGACCTATGCGGTGGACGGCTGGGAGTTCACCGTCGGCGGCGACAACGTGCTCAACGAGTACCCGGACGAGGCGATCTACGCCAACAGCGAGAGCGGGCAGTTGCCGTACACCAGCTACGCGCCGTTCGGGTTCAACGGCGCGTTCGCGTACGCCAAGGTCGGGTACAAGTGGTGA
- a CDS encoding alpha/beta fold hydrolase, whose translation MRHLTTQIDGTDIFYREAGPADAPVLLLPHGYPCSSFQYRNLMPALGDRWRTLAPDFPGFGYSGTPDPRKFGYDFDAYADFLAKFADRLRLHRYALWLHDYGSQIGLRHAIAHPQRIAALIVQNGDIYEDALGPKYATIKRYWADRSPHNRAPLEEAVSEQGFRDEFVGEVSEEVASRVAPDLWKLHWPLMDTPVRRAAMVGLMDKLEANLDWFPRYQRYLREHRPPGLIVWGPRDGYMPAAAARAYLRDLPDAELHLLDGAGHWLLETHFDQALPRVREFLQRAHG comes from the coding sequence ATGCGCCACCTGACCACGCAGATCGACGGCACCGACATCTTCTACCGCGAAGCCGGCCCCGCCGACGCGCCGGTGCTGCTGCTGCCGCACGGCTATCCCTGTTCCTCGTTCCAGTACCGCAACCTCATGCCCGCGCTGGGCGACCGTTGGCGCACGCTCGCGCCCGACTTCCCCGGGTTCGGCTACAGCGGCACGCCCGATCCGCGGAAGTTCGGCTACGACTTCGATGCGTACGCCGATTTCCTCGCCAAGTTCGCCGACCGCCTGCGACTGCATCGCTACGCGCTGTGGCTGCACGACTACGGCTCGCAGATCGGCCTGCGCCACGCGATCGCGCATCCGCAGCGCATCGCCGCGCTGATCGTGCAGAACGGCGACATCTACGAAGACGCGCTGGGCCCCAAGTACGCGACGATCAAGAGGTACTGGGCCGACCGCTCGCCGCACAATCGCGCGCCGCTGGAGGAAGCGGTCAGCGAACAGGGTTTTCGCGACGAGTTCGTCGGCGAGGTGAGCGAGGAAGTCGCGTCGCGCGTCGCGCCGGACCTGTGGAAATTGCATTGGCCGCTGATGGACACGCCGGTGCGGCGCGCGGCGATGGTCGGCTTGATGGACAAACTGGAAGCGAACCTCGACTGGTTCCCGCGCTATCAGCGCTACCTGCGCGAGCATCGCCCGCCGGGGCTGATCGTCTGGGGGCCGCGGGACGGCTACATGCCGGCCGCCGCGGCGCGCGCGTACCTGCGCGACCTGCCCGACGCCGAGCTGCACCTGCTCGACGGCGCCGGCCACTGGCTGCTGGAAACCCATTTCGACCAGGCGCTGCCGCGGGTTCGCGAGTTCCTGCAACGCGCGCACGGGTGA
- a CDS encoding histidine phosphatase family protein → MSINPVHLDLLRHGDTGHRSYRGQLDDSLLELGWRQMRDAVLGREWDAIVSSPLQRCAAFAQELAQARGLPWALELRLREYHFGDWQGRPVDAIAAQEGEALARFWADPVAYPPPGAERFDDFAARLTAAMDEIAQRHGGRRVLVVTHGGAIRLLRCIAAGRRYTDLLNIDVAHASLHAVSWPPKPARDGAAARAQADPVDG, encoded by the coding sequence ATGAGCATCAACCCCGTGCACCTGGACCTGCTGCGCCACGGCGATACCGGCCACCGCAGCTATCGCGGCCAGCTCGACGACAGCCTGCTGGAACTGGGCTGGCGGCAGATGCGCGACGCCGTGCTCGGGCGCGAATGGGACGCCATCGTCAGCTCGCCGCTGCAGCGCTGCGCCGCGTTCGCGCAGGAACTGGCGCAGGCGCGCGGCCTGCCGTGGGCGCTGGAGCTGCGCCTGCGCGAGTACCATTTCGGCGATTGGCAGGGTCGTCCGGTCGACGCCATCGCCGCGCAGGAAGGCGAGGCGCTGGCGCGGTTCTGGGCCGATCCGGTGGCGTATCCGCCGCCCGGCGCGGAGCGCTTCGACGACTTCGCCGCGCGCCTGACCGCGGCCATGGACGAGATCGCCCAACGCCACGGCGGCCGCCGCGTGCTGGTGGTGACCCACGGCGGCGCGATCCGCCTGCTGCGCTGCATCGCCGCCGGCCGCCGCTACACCGACCTGCTCAACATCGACGTCGCCCACGCCTCGCTGCATGCGGTCAGTTGGCCGCCCAAGCCCGCGCGCGACGGCGCGGCGGCGCGCGCGCAGGCCGATCCGGTCGACGGGTGA
- a CDS encoding YceH family protein: MSDIDPSAADDTPAAAVEAQLTPTEARVVAVLIEKEATTPDVYPLTLNAIVVACNQKTSRDPVTNLEQGEVAHALRQLEPRGWVKSHHSPRAERYSHRAGTALDATRPQTVLLALLMLRGPQTVNELLSRSDRMAKFDAAGDVQYALERLAQHQPPLVKLLGRQSGQREDRYGHLLCGEPQWTAAASGADPALASPAAQSALGERIAALEAKVAELEARLEAAGA, encoded by the coding sequence ATGAGCGATATCGATCCGTCCGCCGCCGATGACACCCCAGCCGCCGCCGTCGAGGCGCAACTCACCCCGACCGAGGCGCGCGTGGTCGCGGTGCTGATCGAGAAGGAAGCGACCACGCCGGACGTGTACCCGCTGACCCTCAACGCGATCGTGGTCGCCTGCAACCAGAAGACCTCGCGCGATCCGGTCACCAATCTGGAACAGGGCGAGGTGGCGCATGCGCTGCGCCAGCTGGAGCCGCGCGGCTGGGTCAAATCGCACCATTCCCCGCGCGCCGAACGCTACAGCCACCGCGCCGGCACCGCGCTCGACGCGACCCGACCGCAGACCGTGCTGCTGGCCCTGCTGATGCTGCGCGGCCCGCAGACCGTCAACGAACTGCTGAGCCGCAGCGACCGCATGGCCAAGTTCGACGCGGCCGGCGACGTGCAATATGCGCTGGAACGGCTGGCCCAACACCAGCCGCCGCTGGTCAAACTGCTCGGCCGCCAGTCCGGCCAGCGCGAAGACCGCTACGGCCACCTGCTGTGCGGCGAACCGCAATGGACCGCCGCCGCGTCCGGCGCCGACCCGGCGTTGGCGAGCCCGGCCGCGCAGTCGGCCTTGGGCGAACGCATCGCCGCGCTGGAAGCGAAGGTCGCCGAACTGGAAGCGCGCCTGGAAGCCGCCGGCGCCTGA